ATGGTAAAGACATTGAGAAAAATGGTGTATCGCCGGATATTTATGTGAACACTAATTTTACCGACAGGTTGGAAAATAAAGACCCGCAATTGGATAGGGCTATTGAGGAGATATTGAAGCAATTGAAGTAAGTAGCAGTTTGCAGTCGCAGTAGCAGTCAGTTTTCAAATAGCAGGTAGCAGTAATTTTATAGTCTTTTCAACTGCTACTGCGACTTCAAAACTGCAACTTGTGTTAAACTGCAACTGCCACTAACTAACCTCCAATCACTTATTTAGAACATATCCAAATAACATTTGTACAAGGCACTGACAGCAATTAAATGTTAATTTTTGTAATTTCGCCGTTCTAAGGCCAGTTAATGGGCTTAACGTCAATTTCTTTTACTTTTCACCTAAAAATCAAATACAAATGGCTTTTGATTTAGATATGATCAAAAAGGTTTACGACCGCTACAGCACCCGCGTTGAGGCTGCACGTAAAGCGACCGGTAAACCCCTTACTTTAACCGAAAAGATTTTATACGCCCACCTTAGCGAAGGCGATGCTCAAAAAGCATTCGGTCGCGGGGTTGATTATGTTGATTTTGCACCAGACCGTGTAGCCATGCAGGATGCTACCGCGCAGATGGCCCTTTTGCAGTTTATGCAAGCTGGCAGGCCTAAGGTTGCTGTTCCGTCTACCGTACATTGCGATCACCTGATCCAGGCTAAAATTGGCGCGGTTGAAGATTTAAGTACTGCTGTTGACGTTAACCGCGAAGTTTACGATTTCCTGGCCTCAGTATCTGATAAATATGGTATCGGTTTCTGGAAAGCCGGTGCAGGTATCATTCACCAGGTAGTGTTAGAGAACTATGCTTTCCCTGGCGGTATGATGATCGGTACCGATTCACATACACCTAATGCGGGTGGTTTAGGCATGATCGCTATTGGTGTTGGTGGTGCTGACGCCTGCGACGTTATGGCCGGCCTGCCATGGGAGCTTAAATTCCCTAAACTGATCGGTGTTAAATTAACCGGTAAACTTTCTGGCTGGACTTCAGCTAAAGACGTAATCCTTCGTGTTGCTGGTATCCTTACTGTAAAGGGTGGTACCGGTGCCATTGTAGAATACTTTGGCGAGGGTGCCCGTTCAATGTCGGCAACCGGTAAAGGTACTATCTGTAACATGGGTGCCGAGATCGGTGCTACTACCTCTATCTTCGGTTACGACGAAAAAGCTGCAGCTTACTTAAAAGGTACAAAACGTGCCGATATCGCTGAATTAGCTGATGCTATCGCTGAACACTTAACAGGCGACGAGGAAGTTTACGCTAACCCAGAGCAATATTTCGACCAGGTTATCGAGATCAACCTGAGCGAGCTTGAACCACATGTAAACGGTCCGTTCACTCCTGATCTGGCCTGGCCTATCTCTAAATTTGCTACCGCTGTTAAAGAAAACGGCTGGCCTACCAAATTAGAGGTTGGTTTGATCGGTTCTTGCACCAACTCATCTTACGAAGACATCACCCGTTCGGCTTCTATCGCTAAACAGGCTATCGATAAAAAATTAAAAACCCAGGCCGAATTTACCATCACTCCGGGCTCGGAGCAGGTACGTTACACCGTTGATCGCGACGGCTATTTAGCTACCTTCGCCGAAATGGGCGGTGTGGTATTGGCTAACGCCTGCGGACCATGTATTGGCCAGTGGGCCCGTCATACCGACGATCCTACCCGCAAAAACTCTATCATCACTTCGTTTAACCGTAACTTCGCTAAACGCCAGGATGGTAACCCTAATACCCACGCTTTCGTAGCTTCACCGGAAATTGTTACCGCTTTCGCTATCGCGGGCGACTTAACTTTTAACCCACTTACCGATACCTTAACCAACGAAGCAGGCGAGCAGGTTAAATTTGACGAGCCTGTAGGTATCGAGTTACCGGTAAAAGGTTTCGCGGTTGAAGATGCAGGCTACCAGGCCCCTGCCGAGGATGGCAGCAAAGTAGAAGTGATCGTTTCTCCAACTTCATCACGTTTACAATTGCTTGAGCCGTTCAAAGCATGGGAAGGTACCGACATTACCGGCTTAAAACTATTGATCAAAGCAAAAGGTAAATGTACTACCGACCATATTTCGATGGCTGGCCCATGGTTGAAATTCCGTGGTCACCTGGATAACATTTCGAACAATATGCTGATCGGTGCTATCAACTACTTTAACCTTACTGCCGATAGCGTTAAAAACGAACTGACCGGCGAATACGGTCCGGTTCCGGCTACCCAGCGTGCTTACAAAGCAGCAGGTATTGGTTCGATAGTGGTAGGCGACGAAAATTATGGCGAAGGTTCATCACGTGAGCACGCTGCCATGGAGCCTCGTCACTTAGGTGTACGTGCCATACTGGTAAAATCATTTGCCCGTATACACGAAACCAACCTTAAAAAACAAGGTATGCTGGCTATCACGTTTGCTGATAACAACGATTACGAGAAGATTCAGGAAGATGACACCATCGATATCACCGGCTTAACTACATTTGCCCCAGGCCAGCAGTTAACCGTGGTATTACACCACAAAGATGGCTCAACCGAATCGTTCCCTGTAAATCACACTTACAATGCACAGCAAATTGAGTGGTTTAAAGCAGGCGGCGCGTTGAACATCATCCGCAAGCAAATGGCATCTTAATTTCGGATATCGGAATTTTGATTTCGGATTTAAATATTGGAAGCCTTCCCGTTTGGGGAGGCTTTTTTGTTGTGTGATTGTGTGATGGATACTCATTTATGATTTACAACGTTAGCTAATAAACCAACCTTATATGAAATTTCTGCTACTTCATTTAATCCTGATCTCCCTGTTTACAGCCGCTAACGCGCAGTTAAAAAAGGGCAGAAGCGTTACTTATCAGCCCCATCATATTTCGAGTATAAGGCCAATCGGAAACTCCGGTTCTCCCTCAGTTAATCAGTCACTCATATTACAGGATAAAAACCTTGACGCTTTTATAGCCGATCTTAAAAAATCATCGATGTCATTGCACACAAGCATTAAAGGTATTCCGGCGGTTGTAAAAGATTTCTTAGCATCCTTTGCCGCTGATGGGTTTTCAATAGCAGATCCGGGCAAAGAGTGGAACTGTTGTGATGGAGGATGGGACGACAATTTACCCAATCGCGAACTGATTAATGTTGGCAGCGATGGGCATCTTTTTATGATCACTTACCTTACCGGAGGAATAGGAGTAGGAGAACACATTATACTAATTACATATAATAAAAAAAGAGTACTTGATTTTTGGACAGGAGATATATCAGAAAGGCTTGAGCGCAAAAATGAGATTATTGGATATCTTATCGAAACAAAGGATAAGCATTGGCATGTGAATAAATATAAGCTGCTTATATAATGGATTTAATAATTCTATCTCTTATTTATCGCTTATTATTTTTCGCTAAATTTAAAGCCACACATCCTACATGAAAACAATCCTAACCTCAACCTTACTTTTATTCACCAGTGCTCTCGCCTTTGCTCAGCAACCTTTCACCTTTAACCAGGGCTGAACAAACGCTAAAAACTACTACGAAGAAATCCCGTACGAAAAACTATCGGGCAAGATGTTTATTACTGTAGAAATTGCAGGTAAACAACATCGTTTTTTGTTCGATACCGGCGCACCCGTACAAATTACTCCCGATCTTGCCGCCGAATTAAAGTCGGCAAGCATAAAACGGACTCCCATAGTTGATGCTACCGGGCGAAAAGACTCATTAAATGTAGTTAACCTGGCCGAAATTAAACTGGGTAATACCACCTTTAATAATATTCCGAGCCTGATAACAGGATCAGATGTTTATACCTGCTGGCATATAGATGGCGTGTTAGGCAGCAATATTCTCCGGAAATCTATTGTGCGGATCGATCCTGTAAAACAGTTGATCATTATTACTGATAATGCTAAAAAACTATCTTTAAACAAAAAGGACGCGGCCCGCTTAGTTACCGATCCCATACAAAGCTATCCTTATATCCTTGTCGGGACGGCAGATGTCTTTTTTTTCATGATTGGTTTCGATAGCGGCGAAAGCAGCCTCTTCGTGCCTGCAGAAAAAGACATGGTGACAGCTGAAAAATACAAGACTTTTACTACCATCAGCACCGGCTACGGAACAGGTGCCCGCAGCCTTTTCGGTTTACAAAAAAGCGACAGCACAAGGCGCATACTTTTTCCGGCTATGAAAATAGGGCAACATATACTTACCAATTTCACCGGCGAGACCAATAAAAGCAACATGACACGGATGGGCACCAGGCTTCTGGACTATGGAGGCGTTACTTTAGATTTTATTCACCAACAGTTTTACTTCGATACAAAAGCAGACACCATACATATTGAGAAAAATAGCTGGCCAATTAAATCAAGCGTATCAGGCAATCATTTTGTAGTTGGAACAGTATGGCAGGCATTAAAAGGCCAGGTTGATCCCGGCGATCAGATCCTGGCTGTTGATGAACTGAATACCGAAACCATAGATCTTTGCCAATTGGTTAACAGAAAAACAGGAATTCTTGACGGGAAGCAAAGCGTAACGTTAACTATCCGGGATAGTAAGGGAAACGTAAAAAAGATTATGATGAAAAAGGAGTAACTCAAAAGCGTTGAGTATTATCAAGCAAGCAAGCGGGATTGGAATTTTAAGATTTAATCACCAAAAATCCTGATTAAAAAGCTATCTGCAAACGTTACAATATCCCACCCATAACTTTTAATGAATAACCGATTTTAAATCCTCCACCAGGTATTTACCAAAAGCATTTACTCCTTTGGTGTTCATGTGGTAGTAATCAAAAAACATGGATGTATCCCTGCAAATAGGGCTGCTTGAATAGTCGAAATATTTAAACCCATACTTTCGTGCAAGTGAGCTGTATAGCCCGGGCATGTTATTAGCATCCCTTACATGTGCCTGGTATTGATCCAGCGAGGGCACCCAAACCAGTATGAGCGTTATATTTTCCTTTTTACAATAAGCAACAAAATCAACAAACTCGCGGTAAATAGAATCAACTATCCTGGTTTTAAGTCCTGCCGGGTACTTTTTTTTGAGGGCCAGTAATGATTTATTGCTAAACGGACGGTTATAGCTGCAAAACCCCTTGTAGTTGCCATCGTCGGCAACGCTTGTTCTGAATATATTCCTGATTCCGGCAGTAGTTGCGCCGTAGGCTGTGCGGTATTTATATAAAGGGACGTACAGATCGGCCAGTGTATAATCAAAATGACCTTTAAATTTTTCAATCAAAGGCTTGTTCAGGTAAGGGATAAACTGTACAAATTCAACCTCGTCGGCATTGGTAAAAGTGGTAACATCAACCACCTGTATTATATACTTCGGCTTTTTATTGTGTTTGATGTATTGGTTAAACCTATAATTTTCCAAACCGAAGGCGGTACCGCTCATACCGAGATTATATGCCGGCATACCAAATTCGCTTTCGAGCAGCGCCGGCGAAATATGGATCCTGGCCCTCGATGAGCCTTGGATCAGGATATCGGCATTGATCCTCGAGTTCATTAAATCGTACCACACTTTATAATCGGCCGAATAATCTGATTTGCGCAAACCGGTATCTATGGCAAACTGCAGCAGGTAAGCCATGGCTACACCAATCAATAAAAAGCAAAATATCTTTTTTAAAAACCTGCCCATATCAAAACTGGAAGTAGATAAACCTTGAACTCTGGAATACCCCGAACAATATTATTGAAAAAATAAGCAACAAATAAACGCCCCACCTTACTACCAGCACCTGCCTTGCAATCAGCGCGCTTATGCTTCCGGCAAATTCCTGGTATAGATGCACAAATAAAAGTAAACCTGTAAAACCCAGCATCAGCACCTTTGATAATGATTCCCTTCCCCATGGTGCAAGTGCCCCGCGCGCATCGTTAAGATCTGAATGAGCAAACAGGTGCTTCAGCATTGAAAAGGCCTGCTGCAAATTGGTCGCCCTAAAAAACACCCAGGCTATGCTCACTATAATAAAGGTTACCATCCCTCTCAACAAATTATGTAAAAGCGGTAAGCCTGCCAAACCAGTTAGCCGGGCAAGTCGGTTGCCCGTTGGTTTTAGTAAACGTTCAATTATCAGGATGCTGCCATGAAGCGCGCCCCATATTACAAATGTCCAGCTGGCTCCATGCCAAAGGCCGCTTATTGTAAATACAATCAGGATGTTCAAGCACCAGCGCGGCAATTTTACGCGGTTACCACCCAATGGAATATATAAATAATCGCGAAACCAGGTTGAAAGCGAGATGTGCCACCTGGTCCAGAAATCTGATAAAGTGGTGGCAAGATACGGCCTCCTGAAATTGGTCATGAGTTCAAATCCCATTACCGCCGCGGCACCAATGGCAATGCTTGAGTAACCGGCAAAATCGCAAAAGATTTGAATAGTGAATGATAACACACCGATGATAGTGCCTACCGCGCCAAAATGTTGATATCCGTCAAAAACATTATTGGCAACCAATGCGAAATTATCTGCTATAACCACTTTTAAAAAAAAACCCCATAGCATTAACTTAAGTCCGCCGGTAACGCGTTTATAATCAAAACGCTGCTCAACATAAAACTGATGAATTATATTTTGAGGCCGCTCGATAGGGCCCGCCACCAATTGCGGGTAAAACATTACATACAGGGCATAAATACCAAAATGCCTTTCGGCCTTCTGATTCCCGCGGTAAACCTCGATGGTATAACTCATAGCCTGAAAGGTATGAAACGATAAACCGATGGGCAGTAAAATACTGAGGTAAGGCAGCGGATTGGTGCCGCCATAATGATTAAAAAGCCAGGAAATATTACCGTTGATGAAGTTATAATATTTAAAAACACAAAGGATGCCAACGTTGGCTATAATGCTACAGATGAGATAAAAGCGACGCGTGTGTCCCTGCGAACTTTCTATTTTTAAGCCGGCAAAATAATCTATTACAATAGTAAAACCCAGTATCAGGATATAAACGGGCACAAATGCCATGTAAAAATAGCAGCTGGCCAACAGCAATAATATCCACCTGAACCGATGCGGCAGGATAAAATACAGCGGGGTTACGATAACAAAAAAAGCAATGAAGCTTAAGGAATTAAAGAGCATAATTTCAATGCAGTTTTCGGCTTTCCAAATATGCTAAAGAAATTAAAATATTATCGGCGTAGCCTGCCTTATTTTGATAGTAATTAAAAATATCATCGAGTTGTGAAACCGACTTTACCGGATATAAAAGAGCCTCATGAAGCAAACTTCATAAGGCTCTTTATAATCAGCCGCGAAGCTGCGGCATCCGGGTTGAAAATTATTCCTTATTTCATGGGGCACCAACCATGTGCCATCAACAAAAAACTTAAAATTTATACCTCACAAATGCCTCCATTGCCTCATATTCGGCTAAGCCAAGGCGGTCATAACGCTGGGCGGTATCGCGGGTGCGGTCTTCGGCACGTACCCAGAACTCGCGCGCATCATCACCCGGGAATACCGGGGTGTCTTTTTGCGATTGATGTTTGAAGATGGCGTTACGCTTGCGGAGCACCTCTTGTGGAGACAATGGTACAGCCATCTCAATCTCGTGGGTTTCAAACTCGTGCCATGCGCCGCGGTACATCCAAAGCCAGCAATCTTCAACCCACTCCTCTTTGCCTTTTAATCTCTCCAAAGCAGCAAGGATAATTTTAAAGCATACCAGGTGGGTACCGTTCGGATCAGCAAAATCACCGGCCGCGAAGATCTGTTGTGGCTTTATTTTTTGCAGCAGATTGATGGTTAACAGAACGTCTTCCTCTCCTACCGAGTTCTTTTTGGTTTTACCTGTTTCGTAAAAAGGTAAAGCCATAAAGTGGATATGATCGTCCTGTAAACCGGCGTACCTTGCACCCGAAATAGCCTCGGTTTTACGGATGAAGCCCTTTACATTACGAATCTCCTGCGTATCTATCTCGTTAGGTTGCTTGGTAGGGAAAAAAGCACGCATTTCTTCGTACGACTTTTGAAGATGTGTACTGTCTTCACCGATGGATTTAGTAAAATCGATAGCAAACTCCATATATCTTAACACATCATCATCCCATACCGCGGTATTACCCGAGGTTTGATAAGCAACATGTACATCATGGCCCTGATCAACCAAACGGATAAAGGTACCACCCATCGAAATCACATCATCATCCGGGTGCGGAGAGAAAATGATTGAACGTTTTTTGGCAGGCAATGCCCTTTCCGGCCTTTGCGAATCGTCGGCATCAGGTTTGCCGCCCGGCCAGCCGGTTATGGTATGCTGTATCTGGTTAAAAATATCAATGTTGATATTGTAAACCGGGCCCTGCTCAACAGCCAGTTGGGCCATGCCGTGAGTGTTATAATCCTCTTCGGTTAATTTCAGCACAGGTTTGTTAATTTCGTTTGCAAGCCAGATCACTGCTTTCTTTTTTAACTGGTTATCCCAAACACAATCTTTCACCAGCCATGGGGTATCAAAACGGGTGAGGTCTGATGCGGCCTCAACATCCAATACAAACTCTACATTATCTGATAGTTGCAGGTAAGTAGCCGGTACTTCACCCGAGATTTCTCCTTCAACAGCTTTCTTAATGATCTGCGCTTTCTTTTTGCTCCAGGCCATCAGGATAATTTCACGGGCTTTAAAAATGGTGCCGATACCCATGGTAATGGCTTTGGTTGGCACATCCGCTTTACCACCAAAATCCCTTGCGGCGTCACGACGGGTAAGGTCATCAAGCGTTACCATCCTGGTACCCGAGTTTGGTGCCGAACCCGGCTCGTTAAAACCGATGTGACCGGTACGGCCAATACCCAATATTTGCAAATCAAGGCCGCCCAACTCTTCAATCTTTCTTTCATATTCCACACAGAAAGCTACTACCTCATCGGCATCTAATGTGCCATCAGGGATGTGCACGTTATTTTTATCAATATCAATATGGCTAAACAGGTTTTCGTACATAAACGTCACATAGCTTTGGGCTGCTGTGGGTTTCATCGGGTAGTACTCATCCAAATTAAAAGTGATCACGTTTTTAAAGCTCAGGCCTTCTTCTTTGTGCCGGCGCACCAGCTCGCCATACACCGCAACCGGGGTTGCACCTGTGGCCAGGCCCAATACCGTTTTTTCGCCCCGGGCTTGTTTTGCTTTAATCAGTTTAGCTATCCGGTTGGCTACAGCTACCGAAGCCGTTTTAGCATCGCTGTAAACGCTTACCGGTAACTTTTCATACCGTGTCTCTTCCAATAAATTTAATCGTGCCATAATTTGTTCAGAACCTATATGTTATAATTGTTTAAAGTTTAAAAAAGCCGCTATACAAAAAACCCCCGCCGGGGCGAGGATTTTTATCAAACCAATTAACAAAAATGTT
The sequence above is a segment of the Mucilaginibacter celer genome. Coding sequences within it:
- a CDS encoding aconitate hydratase encodes the protein MAFDLDMIKKVYDRYSTRVEAARKATGKPLTLTEKILYAHLSEGDAQKAFGRGVDYVDFAPDRVAMQDATAQMALLQFMQAGRPKVAVPSTVHCDHLIQAKIGAVEDLSTAVDVNREVYDFLASVSDKYGIGFWKAGAGIIHQVVLENYAFPGGMMIGTDSHTPNAGGLGMIAIGVGGADACDVMAGLPWELKFPKLIGVKLTGKLSGWTSAKDVILRVAGILTVKGGTGAIVEYFGEGARSMSATGKGTICNMGAEIGATTSIFGYDEKAAAYLKGTKRADIAELADAIAEHLTGDEEVYANPEQYFDQVIEINLSELEPHVNGPFTPDLAWPISKFATAVKENGWPTKLEVGLIGSCTNSSYEDITRSASIAKQAIDKKLKTQAEFTITPGSEQVRYTVDRDGYLATFAEMGGVVLANACGPCIGQWARHTDDPTRKNSIITSFNRNFAKRQDGNPNTHAFVASPEIVTAFAIAGDLTFNPLTDTLTNEAGEQVKFDEPVGIELPVKGFAVEDAGYQAPAEDGSKVEVIVSPTSSRLQLLEPFKAWEGTDITGLKLLIKAKGKCTTDHISMAGPWLKFRGHLDNISNNMLIGAINYFNLTADSVKNELTGEYGPVPATQRAYKAAGIGSIVVGDENYGEGSSREHAAMEPRHLGVRAILVKSFARIHETNLKKQGMLAITFADNNDYEKIQEDDTIDITGLTTFAPGQQLTVVLHHKDGSTESFPVNHTYNAQQIEWFKAGGALNIIRKQMAS
- a CDS encoding retropepsin-like aspartic protease, which encodes MFITVEIAGKQHRFLFDTGAPVQITPDLAAELKSASIKRTPIVDATGRKDSLNVVNLAEIKLGNTTFNNIPSLITGSDVYTCWHIDGVLGSNILRKSIVRIDPVKQLIIITDNAKKLSLNKKDAARLVTDPIQSYPYILVGTADVFFFMIGFDSGESSLFVPAEKDMVTAEKYKTFTTISTGYGTGARSLFGLQKSDSTRRILFPAMKIGQHILTNFTGETNKSNMTRMGTRLLDYGGVTLDFIHQQFYFDTKADTIHIEKNSWPIKSSVSGNHFVVGTVWQALKGQVDPGDQILAVDELNTETIDLCQLVNRKTGILDGKQSVTLTIRDSKGNVKKIMMKKE
- a CDS encoding MBOAT family O-acyltransferase, producing MLFNSLSFIAFFVIVTPLYFILPHRFRWILLLLASCYFYMAFVPVYILILGFTIVIDYFAGLKIESSQGHTRRFYLICSIIANVGILCVFKYYNFINGNISWLFNHYGGTNPLPYLSILLPIGLSFHTFQAMSYTIEVYRGNQKAERHFGIYALYVMFYPQLVAGPIERPQNIIHQFYVEQRFDYKRVTGGLKLMLWGFFLKVVIADNFALVANNVFDGYQHFGAVGTIIGVLSFTIQIFCDFAGYSSIAIGAAAVMGFELMTNFRRPYLATTLSDFWTRWHISLSTWFRDYLYIPLGGNRVKLPRWCLNILIVFTISGLWHGASWTFVIWGALHGSILIIERLLKPTGNRLARLTGLAGLPLLHNLLRGMVTFIIVSIAWVFFRATNLQQAFSMLKHLFAHSDLNDARGALAPWGRESLSKVLMLGFTGLLLFVHLYQEFAGSISALIARQVLVVRWGVYLLLIFSIILFGVFQSSRFIYFQF
- the nagB gene encoding glucosamine-6-phosphate deaminase produces the protein MARLNLLEETRYEKLPVSVYSDAKTASVAVANRIAKLIKAKQARGEKTVLGLATGATPVAVYGELVRRHKEEGLSFKNVITFNLDEYYPMKPTAAQSYVTFMYENLFSHIDIDKNNVHIPDGTLDADEVVAFCVEYERKIEELGGLDLQILGIGRTGHIGFNEPGSAPNSGTRMVTLDDLTRRDAARDFGGKADVPTKAITMGIGTIFKAREIILMAWSKKKAQIIKKAVEGEISGEVPATYLQLSDNVEFVLDVEAASDLTRFDTPWLVKDCVWDNQLKKKAVIWLANEINKPVLKLTEEDYNTHGMAQLAVEQGPVYNINIDIFNQIQHTITGWPGGKPDADDSQRPERALPAKKRSIIFSPHPDDDVISMGGTFIRLVDQGHDVHVAYQTSGNTAVWDDDVLRYMEFAIDFTKSIGEDSTHLQKSYEEMRAFFPTKQPNEIDTQEIRNVKGFIRKTEAISGARYAGLQDDHIHFMALPFYETGKTKKNSVGEEDVLLTINLLQKIKPQQIFAAGDFADPNGTHLVCFKIILAALERLKGKEEWVEDCWLWMYRGAWHEFETHEIEMAVPLSPQEVLRKRNAIFKHQSQKDTPVFPGDDAREFWVRAEDRTRDTAQRYDRLGLAEYEAMEAFVRYKF